A genomic window from Micromonospora violae includes:
- a CDS encoding DUF4132 domain-containing protein, translating to MDGRIPLTARREEINMGWLAAGADYEVSLERGKVIARNRQGRLLKGLPKALRDTDMVVGLRQLSEWLKRHEVSCRQEVEQWMVRSLPVPTTVICEVWADEAWRTSLRDLVVVPIDGAGRWDTDRAGLLRDADPDKGLGVVDLDGESGRLTAVQVVLPHPVRLPDLADLREFAADLGVRQETLQLFREVWALPESLDERRRDLLRYAGGRYKELRHVQARATSAGYRVQGGAASVRVWEDGVPVVASVWIGEGDPLYETETGPLYFTGPEGEAVALAAVGPVVWSEGMRMAANLHAGRVVDEDGERA from the coding sequence GTGGATGGCAGAATCCCGCTCACTGCGCGGCGGGAGGAGATCAACATGGGCTGGCTGGCGGCCGGTGCCGACTACGAGGTGAGCCTGGAACGCGGGAAGGTGATCGCGCGTAACCGCCAGGGCAGGCTGCTCAAAGGCCTGCCGAAGGCGTTGCGTGACACCGACATGGTCGTCGGCTTGCGACAGCTCTCGGAGTGGCTGAAGCGGCACGAGGTTTCCTGCCGGCAGGAGGTTGAGCAGTGGATGGTGCGGTCGCTGCCCGTGCCGACCACCGTGATCTGCGAGGTGTGGGCAGACGAGGCATGGCGTACGTCCCTGCGTGATCTGGTCGTCGTGCCGATCGACGGTGCGGGGCGATGGGACACCGACCGCGCGGGGCTGCTGCGTGACGCGGACCCCGACAAGGGCCTCGGTGTGGTGGACCTGGACGGCGAGAGCGGCCGGCTCACCGCCGTGCAGGTCGTCCTGCCGCACCCGGTTCGTCTGCCTGATCTGGCAGATCTGCGGGAGTTCGCGGCGGACCTGGGGGTGCGGCAGGAGACGTTGCAGTTGTTCCGCGAGGTGTGGGCGCTGCCCGAGTCACTCGACGAGCGGCGGCGCGACCTGCTCCGATACGCCGGGGGCCGCTACAAGGAGTTGCGCCACGTGCAGGCGCGGGCGACGTCGGCGGGCTACCGCGTGCAGGGCGGCGCCGCGTCCGTGCGGGTGTGGGAGGACGGCGTCCCGGTGGTCGCGTCGGTGTGGATCGGCGAGGGCGATCCACTGTACGAAACCGAGACCGGCCCGCTCTATTTCACCGGTCCGGAGGGGGAGGCGGTGGCGTTGGCGGCTGTAGGGCCGGTGGTGTGGTCGGAAGGAATGCGGATGGCGGCGAATCTTCACGCCGGACGGGTTGTGGACGAGGACGGTGAGCGGGCGTGA
- a CDS encoding AAA family ATPase, translated as MNARQIDPPEHLYADELAFLAAADRGPRPPGWKLTPQAVVTFIAGSAGRPVQGPDGRQVTIAAKFVGERALVERCVVTLAGERGLLLVGEPGTAKSMLSELLAAAVCGTSALAVQGTAGTTEEQLRYGWNYALLLAKGPSREALVPSPVLTAMTTGAVARVEEITRCLPEVQDALVSILSDRRLVLPELPDDSVAYAAPGFCVIATANLRDRGVSEMSAALKRRFNFEVVPPIADFDAEVALVTRQARATVERVGAAYTVDEAVLETLVTAFRDLRTGSTVEGWEVERPSSVMSTAEAVAVAASIGLSTAYLPGPDPLSLLPGHLVGVVRKDDPADHARLLAYWDGALRRRAEAGGRMWRQLWEQRDVLRD; from the coding sequence GTGAACGCCCGACAGATCGACCCGCCGGAGCACCTGTACGCCGACGAGCTGGCGTTCCTGGCTGCCGCCGACCGTGGCCCCCGCCCGCCCGGTTGGAAGCTGACCCCCCAGGCGGTGGTCACGTTCATCGCCGGTTCCGCCGGCCGTCCCGTGCAGGGCCCCGACGGTCGTCAGGTCACCATCGCGGCGAAGTTCGTGGGGGAGCGGGCCCTGGTCGAGCGGTGTGTCGTGACCCTGGCCGGAGAACGGGGCCTGCTGCTCGTCGGCGAACCGGGCACCGCCAAGTCGATGCTGTCCGAGTTGCTCGCCGCCGCCGTGTGCGGCACAAGTGCCCTGGCCGTGCAGGGTACGGCCGGCACGACCGAGGAACAGCTGCGCTACGGCTGGAACTACGCGCTCCTGCTGGCCAAGGGGCCGTCCCGGGAGGCACTGGTGCCCTCGCCGGTGCTCACCGCGATGACCACCGGTGCCGTCGCCCGGGTCGAGGAAATCACCCGCTGCCTGCCCGAGGTGCAGGACGCGCTGGTGTCGATCCTGTCCGACCGTCGGTTGGTCCTGCCCGAACTCCCCGACGACTCCGTCGCCTACGCGGCTCCCGGCTTCTGCGTCATCGCCACGGCCAACCTGCGGGACCGGGGCGTATCCGAGATGTCCGCGGCGCTGAAACGGCGGTTCAACTTCGAGGTGGTGCCTCCGATCGCCGACTTCGACGCCGAGGTCGCCCTCGTCACCCGGCAGGCCCGCGCCACCGTGGAACGGGTCGGCGCCGCGTACACGGTGGACGAGGCGGTGCTGGAGACCCTGGTGACCGCCTTCCGCGACCTGCGCACCGGCAGCACCGTCGAGGGCTGGGAGGTGGAACGTCCGTCCTCGGTCATGAGCACCGCCGAGGCGGTCGCCGTCGCCGCGTCGATTGGCCTGTCCACCGCGTACCTGCCCGGCCCGGACCCGTTGTCGCTGCTGCCCGGGCACCTGGTGGGTGTCGTACGCAAGGACGACCCGGCCGACCATGCGCGGCTGTTGGCGTACTGGGACGGCGCCCTGCGCCGCCGCGCCGAGGCCGGCGGCCGGATGTGGCGGCAGCTCTGGGAACAGCGGGACGTCCTGCGTGACTGA
- a CDS encoding DUF5682 family protein → MTDDSTAEDPRAAVARLSDTGRVTLIGVRHHSPVLAAAIPALLDTAAPDAVLVELPTDMQPWLTWLAHPDTHAPVALAAASGDEGGPLAFYPFADFSPELAALRWAQRRGVPAHCCDLPLSDPAWQERSAAVGPRISGYVDNVRATLTGRSGDDLWDRWVEAAAPGSPPEAVRRSALAVGWALRTDAADGIDVLDQRREAWMRQQIAATPGRVAVVVGAFHAPALTTPEHPAPTTPPTPDAEAPPPTPIISLVPYSFDLLDARSGYPAGIRDPRWQQAVHDAHADPRTLAAHLRGFAVEITRHLREQGHPTGPAEAAEITRLAHDLARLRNLPAAGRGELVEALQSVLAQGEPAGRGRAVAAAMQHTLIGQRRGHPCPDTPVCGLTPATTALLRELRLPGPGDPPRTVRLDPLRTPLDRRREAALQRLLACQVPYAEPAEPPTADTLTTRWRLHWQPGTDAGLAAASPHGVTLAQAAAGMLSTRRRREVTNGGPTAAQVVAGLARAAACGLPDAVDVRLADLHTAVTGTATLADLATASQLLQRLHRGHIPATPSPPAGLDEHLTHLHAAAVRAIDGLAGSTDPGDARALLDLVRHADDSGHLLRLGHAVRRLARDGSPLMRGAAHAVEVLLGIAAPHAFGVVLASWTEMPAAECTDRLRGALSLAGALLEAGGDTLAPLLKTIDGWDDDQFIRRLPALRGGFDALSPADRDRVLDTVRHRIGDVDATVSVAPNLLADWLAVDQSGRQALTALGLPPGRDDHTAETSAPPPPPTEPRPAHRAHTLPAAQRWRLLLGRRPDDLPPHARRLATALDELYGSGRGEGSHTAVGPNGGRQPAYPQVREWADDLEALFGAAVRDEVLARAAERGRADALLTIAPEDVRPSVELLHTVLALAGGLPEARLNRLRPLVARLVTELTEQLARQIRPALTGLATPRRTRRPTGRLDLGATVHANLHTAHLDSHGAAQIRPERFVFRSRGRRSVDWQVILLVDVSGSMEPSTIWAALTASVLAGVPALRTHFVTFSTEVVDLTDRVADPLSLLLEISVGGGTHIAAALGYARQLVTTPSRSLVVLVSDFEEGHPIGGLLAAVRALADDGVTLLGCASLDDRGQPRYSTAVAGQLVAAGMPVAALSPTELARWIGDQVR, encoded by the coding sequence GTGACTGACGACAGCACAGCTGAGGACCCGCGCGCCGCCGTCGCGCGTCTGAGCGACACCGGCCGGGTCACCCTGATCGGAGTGCGGCATCACTCGCCGGTGCTCGCCGCGGCGATCCCCGCCCTGCTGGACACGGCAGCCCCGGACGCGGTGCTGGTCGAGTTGCCCACCGACATGCAGCCGTGGCTGACCTGGTTGGCGCACCCCGACACCCACGCGCCGGTCGCCCTGGCCGCCGCCAGCGGTGACGAGGGCGGACCGCTCGCCTTCTACCCGTTCGCCGATTTCTCCCCGGAGCTCGCCGCGCTGCGGTGGGCGCAACGGCGCGGCGTGCCGGCCCACTGCTGCGATCTTCCGCTGAGCGACCCGGCGTGGCAGGAGCGCTCGGCAGCCGTCGGACCGCGGATCAGCGGGTACGTCGACAACGTGCGAGCCACCCTGACCGGTCGGAGCGGAGACGACCTGTGGGACCGCTGGGTCGAGGCGGCGGCTCCCGGCTCGCCGCCCGAGGCGGTACGCCGGTCGGCGCTGGCCGTCGGCTGGGCGCTTCGCACCGATGCCGCCGACGGCATCGACGTCCTCGATCAGCGGCGCGAGGCGTGGATGCGGCAGCAGATCGCGGCGACCCCCGGCCGTGTCGCCGTCGTCGTCGGCGCCTTCCACGCCCCCGCCCTGACCACACCGGAACACCCCGCACCCACCACACCACCGACACCGGATGCCGAGGCGCCACCACCTACCCCGATCATCTCCCTGGTGCCGTACTCGTTCGACCTGCTCGATGCGCGGTCCGGCTATCCCGCCGGGATCCGTGACCCTCGCTGGCAGCAGGCTGTCCACGATGCTCACGCCGACCCCCGCACGCTGGCCGCCCACCTGCGCGGTTTCGCCGTCGAGATCACCCGGCACCTGCGAGAGCAGGGACACCCCACGGGACCGGCGGAGGCCGCCGAGATCACCCGGCTCGCCCACGATCTGGCCCGACTGCGGAACCTGCCCGCCGCCGGACGCGGTGAACTCGTCGAAGCGTTGCAGTCCGTCCTCGCCCAGGGCGAACCGGCCGGCCGAGGCCGAGCGGTCGCCGCCGCGATGCAGCACACCCTGATCGGGCAGCGCCGCGGTCACCCCTGCCCGGACACACCCGTCTGCGGGCTGACTCCCGCGACGACGGCCCTGCTGCGCGAGCTGCGCCTTCCCGGCCCCGGTGATCCGCCCCGCACCGTTCGGCTTGATCCACTGCGTACCCCACTCGACCGGCGACGAGAGGCCGCCCTGCAGCGACTGCTCGCCTGCCAGGTGCCCTACGCCGAGCCCGCCGAGCCCCCCACGGCCGACACCCTCACCACCCGCTGGCGGCTGCACTGGCAGCCCGGCACCGACGCCGGGCTGGCCGCCGCCAGCCCACACGGTGTCACCCTCGCCCAGGCCGCCGCCGGCATGCTGAGCACCCGGCGTCGCCGAGAGGTGACCAACGGCGGCCCCACCGCCGCTCAAGTTGTCGCCGGGCTCGCCCGCGCCGCTGCCTGCGGCCTACCCGACGCCGTCGACGTCCGCCTCGCCGACCTGCACACCGCCGTGACCGGCACCGCCACCCTCGCCGACCTCGCCACCGCGAGCCAACTGCTCCAGCGGCTGCACCGGGGGCACATCCCCGCCACCCCGTCACCACCGGCCGGCCTCGACGAGCACCTGACGCACCTGCACGCCGCGGCAGTCCGCGCCATTGACGGGCTCGCCGGATCCACCGACCCCGGGGACGCCCGCGCGCTGCTCGACCTTGTCCGGCACGCCGACGACAGCGGCCACCTGCTGCGCCTCGGCCACGCCGTCCGCCGCCTCGCCCGCGACGGATCACCACTGATGCGGGGTGCGGCCCACGCCGTCGAGGTACTGCTCGGCATCGCCGCCCCCCACGCGTTCGGCGTGGTGCTGGCGTCCTGGACCGAGATGCCGGCCGCAGAATGCACCGACCGGCTCCGCGGAGCGCTCAGCCTCGCCGGCGCCCTGCTCGAAGCCGGTGGGGACACGCTGGCCCCGCTGCTGAAGACCATCGACGGCTGGGACGACGACCAGTTCATCCGCCGGCTGCCAGCGCTGCGCGGCGGCTTCGACGCGTTGAGCCCCGCCGACCGGGACCGCGTGCTGGACACCGTCCGTCACCGCATCGGTGACGTCGACGCGACGGTGAGCGTCGCACCGAACCTGCTCGCCGACTGGCTCGCCGTCGACCAGTCGGGACGGCAGGCCCTGACCGCCCTCGGACTGCCGCCGGGCAGAGACGACCACACCGCCGAGACGTCGGCTCCACCACCGCCCCCGACGGAACCCCGCCCGGCTCACCGAGCGCACACGCTGCCCGCCGCGCAGCGTTGGCGGCTGCTGCTCGGTCGCCGCCCCGACGACCTGCCACCGCACGCCCGCCGACTCGCCACCGCACTCGACGAGCTGTACGGCAGCGGCAGGGGAGAGGGCTCCCACACCGCAGTCGGACCTAACGGTGGACGGCAACCCGCATACCCGCAGGTGCGGGAGTGGGCCGACGACCTCGAAGCGCTGTTCGGCGCCGCCGTACGCGACGAGGTGCTCGCCCGTGCCGCCGAACGCGGACGTGCCGACGCCCTGCTCACCATCGCACCCGAAGACGTCCGGCCCTCGGTGGAACTGCTGCACACCGTCCTGGCGTTGGCCGGCGGGCTTCCCGAGGCGCGGCTCAACCGACTGCGACCACTCGTCGCCAGGCTCGTCACCGAGCTTACCGAGCAGTTGGCCCGACAGATCCGACCGGCACTGACCGGGCTCGCCACACCACGACGTACCCGCCGACCCACCGGGCGCCTCGACCTCGGCGCCACCGTGCACGCCAACCTGCACACCGCACACCTCGACTCCCACGGCGCCGCGCAGATCCGCCCCGAACGGTTCGTCTTCCGCAGCCGCGGTCGACGCAGCGTCGACTGGCAGGTCATCCTCCTCGTTGACGTATCCGGGTCGATGGAACCGTCCACGATCTGGGCGGCGCTGACCGCGTCCGTCCTGGCCGGCGTGCCGGCCCTACGAACCCACTTCGTCACCTTCTCCACCGAGGTCGTCGACCTCACCGACCGGGTCGCCGACCCGCTCAGCCTCCTGTTGGAAATCAGCGTCGGCGGTGGCACCCACATCGCCGCCGCCCTGGGCTACGCCCGGCAACTCGTCACCACGCCCAGCCGCAGTCTCGTCGTGCTCGTCAGCGACTTCGAGGAGGGACATCCCATCGGGGGGCTACTGGCCGCCGTCCGGGCACTCGCCGACGACGGTGTGACCCTTCTCGGCTGCGCCAGCCTCGACGACCGAGGTCAACCCCGCTACAGCACCGCCGTCGCCGGGCAACTCGTGGCCGCCGGGATGCCCGTCGCCGCGCTGAGCCCCACCGAACTGGCCCGCTGGATCGGAGACCAGGTCCGATGA